The following are from one region of the Magallana gigas chromosome 4, xbMagGiga1.1, whole genome shotgun sequence genome:
- the LOC105317958 gene encoding intraflagellar transport protein 122 homolog isoform X1, which translates to MRAVPIWVDKVHDRDKIDQCIWGLCFRPDGSQLIVAAGNRVLVYDTNDGSLIQPLKGHKDTVYCVCYAKDGKRFASGSADKSVIIWTSKLEGILKYTHNDAIQCLAYNPVTHQLASCAVSDFGLWSPEQKNVSKHKVNSRITCCSWTNDGQYLALGLYNGLVSIRNKAREEKVKIERPNAATSPVWSLQWNPSREESYDVLAVADWGQRLSFYQLSGKQIGKDRSLGYDPNYVGWFSKGEYVVVGGSNKQCCLHTKEGVKLGVIGDQTSWTWSAAVRPDSNYVAVGCQDGTIAYYQLIFSTVHGLYKDRYAYRDNMTDVIIQHLITDQKVKCMRQEMLIKEGYQVLHNCAFVQDSWEEKELNVKPKTLEGIRTELGVCRSPVFCCNSQLTVRIKCRDLVKKIAIYRHRLAVQLPDKIVIYELYSDDAADMHYKVKEKINKKFDCNLLVVCSMNIILCHDKRLQCYSFQGIKEKEWVMESLIRYIKVIGGPSGREGLLVGLKNGQIMKIFVDNAFPIMLLKQSTSVRCLDVSASRTKLAVVDEHNTCLVYDINTKDLLFQEPNANSVAWNTHYEDMLCFSGNGLLNIKASNFPVHQQKLQGFVVGFSGSKIFCLHIYSMSSVDVPQSASMYQYLEKKLFRDAYKVACLGVTDGDWEVLAHEALEGLDFDTAKKAFIRIKDLRYLELIHSIEERKKRGENDNMVFLGDIYSYQTKFNEAAKLYKKSGTEQKAMNMYTDLRMFDQAKEYIGSGDPLDKKMLITKQADWAKSSNEPKAAAEMYISAGEFCKAIDIIGEHGWADMMIDLARKLDKADREALSRAAMHLTKMEQYPFAAEVYSKMGDIRALINLHVEAKHWEDAFTLAEKHTEYKEEVYVPYAQWLAENDKFDDAQEAFHKAGLQGEAVKVLEQLTHNAVIESRFNDAGYYFWKLSMQCLDIARAEDDEEDLEKREEMLAKFQDFQRKSDMYYAYHSIQRYTDEPFTSHLPEALFNISRYLLHMIQGGIPHGISKVGTLYALAKQSKNLGAFKLARYAYEKLQSLRIPSRFQEAVDVGSVMIRSKAFQDHDELLPMCYRCSTTNPLLNNGGNCCVNCRQPFVHSFVSFEVLPLVEFVLDSSLTDEEAVQILDLSIPKEKKEDRHWKEGRIGQAQTLRLGQPEEEEPEDEDPFSAKPMTFDQEDTEFRPVVVTRSVLQTLSRSEVYILKWPKPLRYQFFRSLLPDVTITQCPKCNKLFHTDDFELQYLQKGHCPFCRSNLED; encoded by the exons ATGCGTGCTGTACCGATCTGGGTGGACAAAGTACATGACAGAGATAAAATTGATCAATG CATTTGGGGTCTGTGCTTTAGACCCGATGGCAGTCAGCTAATAGTAGCAGCAGGAAACCGGGTGTTAGTGTATGACACGAACGACGGGTCCCTGATTCAACCTCTGAAAGGCCACAAGGACACAGTTTACTGTGTATGTTATGCCAAGGATGGCAAGAGATTTGCTTCTGGCTCTGCAGACAAAAGTGTCATCATATGGACAAGCAAATTGGAAGGGATTTTGAAATACAC ACACAATGATGCTATCCAGTGCCTAGCCTATAACCCAGTGACCCATCAGCTGGCAAGCTGTGCAGTCAGTGACTTCG GACTCTGGTCTCCAGAGCAGAAAAATGTGTCCAAACACAAGGTCAACAGCAGAATCACCTGTTGTAGCTGGACCAATGACGGACAGTACCTGGCCCTGGGGTTGTATAATGGGCTGGTCAGCATCAGGAATAAGGCAA GAGAAGAGAAAGTGAAAATAGAGCGACCTAACGCTGCCACCTCACCTGTCTGGTCCCTGCAGTGGAACCCGTCCAG AGAAGAGTCATATGATGTTTTAGCAGTGGCTGATTGGGGTCAGAGGTTGTCATTCTATCAGCTGTCAGGGAAACAG atagGAAAAGACAGGTCCCTGGGCTATGACCCGAACTATGTTGGCTGGTTCTCCAAGGGGGAGTATGTAGTGGTGGGAGGGTCCAACAAGCAGTGCTGTCTACACACCAAGGAGGGGGTCAAACTCGGGGTCATTGGGGACCAGACCTCCTGGACGTGGTCCGCAGCCGTCCGACCCGACTCTAACTATGTG GCGGTGGGATGCCAGGACGGGACGATTGCGTACTATCAGCTGATCTTTAGTACCGTCCACGGTCTGTACAAGGACAGGTACGCCTACAGAGACAACATGACTGACGTCATTATCCAGCATCTGATCACGGACCAGAAAG TGAAGTGCATGAGACAGGAAATGTTGATTAAGGAGGGCTACCAAGTCCTGCACAACTGTGCTTTTGTTCAGGACTCGTGGGAGGAAAAAGAACTGAATGTCAAACCCAAAACACTGGAGGGAATTCGGACTGAACTGGGGGTGTGTCGCTCGCCAGTGTTTTGTTGTAACAGTCAGTTGACAG tgAGGATTAAATGCAGAGATTTGGTGAAGAAGATTGCCATATATAGGCACAGACTGGCA GTCCAGCTGCCTGATAAGATAGTGATTTATGAGCTCTACTCTGACGATGCTGCTGACATGCACTACAAAGTCAAGGAGAAGATAAACAAGAAGTTTGACTGTAACCTGTTGGTCGTCTGCTCCATGAACATCATTCTCTGTCAT GATAAACGACTGCAGTGCTACTCCTTCCAAGGGATCAAAGAGAAGGAATGGGTGATGGAGTCTCTCATTCGGTACATAAAGGTCATAGGCGGCCCCTCTGGGAGGGAGGGGCTTCTAGTGGGCCTAAAGAATGGGCAG ATTATGAAGATATTCGTGGACAACGCGTTTCCCATCATGCTGTTGAAGCAGAGTACGTCAGTGAGATGTCTGGACGTCAGCGCCTCCCGCACCAAGCTGGCTGTAGTGGATGAACACAACACCTGTCTGGTGTACGACATCAACACAAAGGACCTGTTATTCCAG gAGCCCAATGCTAACAGTGTGGCCTGGAACACACACTATGAGGACATGCTCTGTTTCTCTGGTAACGGTCTACTGAACATCAAGGCCAGCAACTTCCCTGTCCATCAGCAGAAATTACAG GGCTTTGTGGTGGGATTCAGCGGGTCCAAGATTTTCTGTCTCCACATCTACTCCATGTCCTCGGTGGACGTCCCTCAGTCTGCCTCCATGTACCAGTACCTGGAAAAGAAACTCTTCAG AGATGCCTACAAGGTGGCATGTCTGGGGGTCACAGACGGGGACTGGGAGGTACTGGCTCATGAGGCCTTGGAGGGGTTAGACTTTGACACAGCCAAGAAAGCATTCATCAGGATCAAAGACCTCCGCTATCTGGAGCTCATTCACTCTATAGAG GAGCGAAAGAAGCGGGGAGAAAATGACAACATGGTGTTCCTGGGAGACATTTACAGCTACCAGACCAAATTCAACGAGGCCGCCAAACTGTACAAGAAGTCGGGCACGGAGCAGAAAGCTATGAACATGTATACAGATCTCAGGATGTTTGACCAGGCCAAG GAATACATTGGATCTGGTGACCCTCTGGACAAGAAGATGCTGATCACAAAGCAGGCTGACTGGGCCAAGAGCAGCAACGAGCCTAAGGCTGCTGCTGAAATGTACATCTCAGCAGGAGAGTTCTGTAAAGCTATTGACATCATCGGGGAGCATGGATGGGCGGATAT GATGATAGACCTGGCCCGTAAGTTGGACAAAGCTGACCGCGAGGCACTGAGTCGAGCCGCCATGCACCTGACAAAGATGGAGCAGTACCCGTTTGCTGCCGAGGTTTACAGTAAGATGGGAGACATCCGAGCTCTCATCAACCTACATGTAGAAGCCAAGCACTGGGAAGAT GCCTTCACATTAGCGGAGAAGCACACAGAATACAAGGAGGAGGTGTACGTCCCCTACGCTCAGTGGCTGGCCGAGAACGACAAGTTTGATGACGCCCAAGAAG CATTCCATAAGGCTGGACTCCAGGGGGAGGCTGTGAAGGTGTTGGAACAGCTGACTCACAATGCTGTGATAGAGAGTCGGTTCAATGACGCTGGCTATTACTTCTGGAAGCTGTCCATGCAGTGTCTGGATATAGCAAGAG CAGAAGATGATGAGG AAGATTTAGAGAAGCGAGAAGAAATGCTGGCAAAGTTCCAAGATTTCCAGAGAAAGTCGGACATGTATTATGCATATCATTCCATTCAGCGATACACA GATGAGCCGTTCACCTCACACTTACCGGAGGCCCTGTTCAACATCTCCCGCTATCTCCTTCACATGATCCAGGGAGGGATCCCTCATGGAATCTCCAAAGT AGGCACTTTGTATGCCCTCGCCAAGCAGAGCAAGAACCTGGGGGCCTTTAAGCTGGCGCGGTATGCCTACGAGAAGTTACAGTCACTCAGGATCCCCAGCCGGTTCCAGGAGGCGGTGGATGTAGGGAGTGTGATGATCCGATCCAAGGCATTCCAGGACCACGAT GAACTCCTTCCCATGTGTTATCGTTGTTCCACCACCAACCCTCTCCTTAACAATGGAGGAAACTGCTGTGTTAACTGTCGACAGCCTTTCGTCCACTCCTTTGTCTCATTTG AGGTGCTGCCGCTGGTGGAGTTTGTCCTGGACAGCAGCCTGACGGACGAGGAGGCGGTGCAGATCCTGGACCTGTCCATCCCCAAGGAGAAGAAGGAGGACCGCCACTGGAAGGAGGGCCGCATCGGGC AAGCTCAGACCCTGAGGCTGGGTCAGCCAGAGGAGGAGGAGCCTGAGGATGAGGACCCCTTCTCTGCCAAACCGATGACTTTTGAT CAGGAGGACACAGAATTCCGCCCCGTGGTTGTCACACGGTCAGTCCTCCAGACTTTATCTAGGTCAGAAGTCTACATACTCAAGTGGCCCAAACCTCTCAGATACCAGTTCTTCAGGTCCCTACTGCCAGATGTCACCATAACACAATGTCCCAAGTGTAATAAG ctgtTCCACACAGATGACTTTGAGCTTCAATACCTACAAAAAGGACACTGCCCGTTCTGTAGGAGCAATCTAGAGGACTGA
- the LOC105317958 gene encoding intraflagellar transport protein 122 homolog isoform X2, which yields MRAVPIWVDKVHDRDKIDQCIWGLCFRPDGSQLIVAAGNRVLVYDTNDGSLIQPLKGHKDTVYCVCYAKDGKRFASGSADKSVIIWTSKLEGILKYTHNDAIQCLAYNPVTHQLASCAVSDFGLWSPEQKNVSKHKVNSRITCCSWTNDGQYLALGLYNGLVSIRNKAREEKVKIERPNAATSPVWSLQWNPSREESYDVLAVADWGQRLSFYQLSGKQIGKDRSLGYDPNYVGWFSKGEYVVVGGSNKQCCLHTKEGVKLGVIGDQTSWTWSAAVRPDSNYVAVGCQDGTIAYYQLIFSTVHGLYKDRYAYRDNMTDVIIQHLITDQKVKCMRQEMLIKEGYQVLHNCAFVQDSWEEKELNVKPKTLEGIRTELGVCRSPVFCCNSQLTVRIKCRDLVKKIAIYRHRLAVQLPDKIVIYELYSDDAADMHYKVKEKINKKFDCNLLVVCSMNIILCHDKRLQCYSFQGIKEKEWVMESLIRYIKVIGGPSGREGLLVGLKNGQIMKIFVDNAFPIMLLKQSTSVRCLDVSASRTKLAVVDEHNTCLVYDINTKDLLFQEPNANSVAWNTHYEDMLCFSGNGLLNIKASNFPVHQQKLQGFVVGFSGSKIFCLHIYSMSSVDVPQSASMYQYLEKKLFRDAYKVACLGVTDGDWEVLAHEALEGLDFDTAKKAFIRIKDLRYLELIHSIEERKKRGENDNMVFLGDIYSYQTKFNEAAKLYKKSGTEQKAMNMYTDLRMFDQAKEYIGSGDPLDKKMLITKQADWAKSSNEPKAAAEMYISAGEFCKAIDIIGEHGWADMMIDLARKLDKADREALSRAAMHLTKMEQYPFAAEVYSKMGDIRALINLHVEAKHWEDAFTLAEKHTEYKEEVYVPYAQWLAENDKFDDAQEAFHKAGLQGEAVKVLEQLTHNAVIESRFNDAGYYFWKLSMQCLDIAREDDEEDLEKREEMLAKFQDFQRKSDMYYAYHSIQRYTDEPFTSHLPEALFNISRYLLHMIQGGIPHGISKVGTLYALAKQSKNLGAFKLARYAYEKLQSLRIPSRFQEAVDVGSVMIRSKAFQDHDELLPMCYRCSTTNPLLNNGGNCCVNCRQPFVHSFVSFEVLPLVEFVLDSSLTDEEAVQILDLSIPKEKKEDRHWKEGRIGQAQTLRLGQPEEEEPEDEDPFSAKPMTFDQEDTEFRPVVVTRSVLQTLSRSEVYILKWPKPLRYQFFRSLLPDVTITQCPKCNKLFHTDDFELQYLQKGHCPFCRSNLED from the exons ATGCGTGCTGTACCGATCTGGGTGGACAAAGTACATGACAGAGATAAAATTGATCAATG CATTTGGGGTCTGTGCTTTAGACCCGATGGCAGTCAGCTAATAGTAGCAGCAGGAAACCGGGTGTTAGTGTATGACACGAACGACGGGTCCCTGATTCAACCTCTGAAAGGCCACAAGGACACAGTTTACTGTGTATGTTATGCCAAGGATGGCAAGAGATTTGCTTCTGGCTCTGCAGACAAAAGTGTCATCATATGGACAAGCAAATTGGAAGGGATTTTGAAATACAC ACACAATGATGCTATCCAGTGCCTAGCCTATAACCCAGTGACCCATCAGCTGGCAAGCTGTGCAGTCAGTGACTTCG GACTCTGGTCTCCAGAGCAGAAAAATGTGTCCAAACACAAGGTCAACAGCAGAATCACCTGTTGTAGCTGGACCAATGACGGACAGTACCTGGCCCTGGGGTTGTATAATGGGCTGGTCAGCATCAGGAATAAGGCAA GAGAAGAGAAAGTGAAAATAGAGCGACCTAACGCTGCCACCTCACCTGTCTGGTCCCTGCAGTGGAACCCGTCCAG AGAAGAGTCATATGATGTTTTAGCAGTGGCTGATTGGGGTCAGAGGTTGTCATTCTATCAGCTGTCAGGGAAACAG atagGAAAAGACAGGTCCCTGGGCTATGACCCGAACTATGTTGGCTGGTTCTCCAAGGGGGAGTATGTAGTGGTGGGAGGGTCCAACAAGCAGTGCTGTCTACACACCAAGGAGGGGGTCAAACTCGGGGTCATTGGGGACCAGACCTCCTGGACGTGGTCCGCAGCCGTCCGACCCGACTCTAACTATGTG GCGGTGGGATGCCAGGACGGGACGATTGCGTACTATCAGCTGATCTTTAGTACCGTCCACGGTCTGTACAAGGACAGGTACGCCTACAGAGACAACATGACTGACGTCATTATCCAGCATCTGATCACGGACCAGAAAG TGAAGTGCATGAGACAGGAAATGTTGATTAAGGAGGGCTACCAAGTCCTGCACAACTGTGCTTTTGTTCAGGACTCGTGGGAGGAAAAAGAACTGAATGTCAAACCCAAAACACTGGAGGGAATTCGGACTGAACTGGGGGTGTGTCGCTCGCCAGTGTTTTGTTGTAACAGTCAGTTGACAG tgAGGATTAAATGCAGAGATTTGGTGAAGAAGATTGCCATATATAGGCACAGACTGGCA GTCCAGCTGCCTGATAAGATAGTGATTTATGAGCTCTACTCTGACGATGCTGCTGACATGCACTACAAAGTCAAGGAGAAGATAAACAAGAAGTTTGACTGTAACCTGTTGGTCGTCTGCTCCATGAACATCATTCTCTGTCAT GATAAACGACTGCAGTGCTACTCCTTCCAAGGGATCAAAGAGAAGGAATGGGTGATGGAGTCTCTCATTCGGTACATAAAGGTCATAGGCGGCCCCTCTGGGAGGGAGGGGCTTCTAGTGGGCCTAAAGAATGGGCAG ATTATGAAGATATTCGTGGACAACGCGTTTCCCATCATGCTGTTGAAGCAGAGTACGTCAGTGAGATGTCTGGACGTCAGCGCCTCCCGCACCAAGCTGGCTGTAGTGGATGAACACAACACCTGTCTGGTGTACGACATCAACACAAAGGACCTGTTATTCCAG gAGCCCAATGCTAACAGTGTGGCCTGGAACACACACTATGAGGACATGCTCTGTTTCTCTGGTAACGGTCTACTGAACATCAAGGCCAGCAACTTCCCTGTCCATCAGCAGAAATTACAG GGCTTTGTGGTGGGATTCAGCGGGTCCAAGATTTTCTGTCTCCACATCTACTCCATGTCCTCGGTGGACGTCCCTCAGTCTGCCTCCATGTACCAGTACCTGGAAAAGAAACTCTTCAG AGATGCCTACAAGGTGGCATGTCTGGGGGTCACAGACGGGGACTGGGAGGTACTGGCTCATGAGGCCTTGGAGGGGTTAGACTTTGACACAGCCAAGAAAGCATTCATCAGGATCAAAGACCTCCGCTATCTGGAGCTCATTCACTCTATAGAG GAGCGAAAGAAGCGGGGAGAAAATGACAACATGGTGTTCCTGGGAGACATTTACAGCTACCAGACCAAATTCAACGAGGCCGCCAAACTGTACAAGAAGTCGGGCACGGAGCAGAAAGCTATGAACATGTATACAGATCTCAGGATGTTTGACCAGGCCAAG GAATACATTGGATCTGGTGACCCTCTGGACAAGAAGATGCTGATCACAAAGCAGGCTGACTGGGCCAAGAGCAGCAACGAGCCTAAGGCTGCTGCTGAAATGTACATCTCAGCAGGAGAGTTCTGTAAAGCTATTGACATCATCGGGGAGCATGGATGGGCGGATAT GATGATAGACCTGGCCCGTAAGTTGGACAAAGCTGACCGCGAGGCACTGAGTCGAGCCGCCATGCACCTGACAAAGATGGAGCAGTACCCGTTTGCTGCCGAGGTTTACAGTAAGATGGGAGACATCCGAGCTCTCATCAACCTACATGTAGAAGCCAAGCACTGGGAAGAT GCCTTCACATTAGCGGAGAAGCACACAGAATACAAGGAGGAGGTGTACGTCCCCTACGCTCAGTGGCTGGCCGAGAACGACAAGTTTGATGACGCCCAAGAAG CATTCCATAAGGCTGGACTCCAGGGGGAGGCTGTGAAGGTGTTGGAACAGCTGACTCACAATGCTGTGATAGAGAGTCGGTTCAATGACGCTGGCTATTACTTCTGGAAGCTGTCCATGCAGTGTCTGGATATAGCAAGAG AAGATGATGAGG AAGATTTAGAGAAGCGAGAAGAAATGCTGGCAAAGTTCCAAGATTTCCAGAGAAAGTCGGACATGTATTATGCATATCATTCCATTCAGCGATACACA GATGAGCCGTTCACCTCACACTTACCGGAGGCCCTGTTCAACATCTCCCGCTATCTCCTTCACATGATCCAGGGAGGGATCCCTCATGGAATCTCCAAAGT AGGCACTTTGTATGCCCTCGCCAAGCAGAGCAAGAACCTGGGGGCCTTTAAGCTGGCGCGGTATGCCTACGAGAAGTTACAGTCACTCAGGATCCCCAGCCGGTTCCAGGAGGCGGTGGATGTAGGGAGTGTGATGATCCGATCCAAGGCATTCCAGGACCACGAT GAACTCCTTCCCATGTGTTATCGTTGTTCCACCACCAACCCTCTCCTTAACAATGGAGGAAACTGCTGTGTTAACTGTCGACAGCCTTTCGTCCACTCCTTTGTCTCATTTG AGGTGCTGCCGCTGGTGGAGTTTGTCCTGGACAGCAGCCTGACGGACGAGGAGGCGGTGCAGATCCTGGACCTGTCCATCCCCAAGGAGAAGAAGGAGGACCGCCACTGGAAGGAGGGCCGCATCGGGC AAGCTCAGACCCTGAGGCTGGGTCAGCCAGAGGAGGAGGAGCCTGAGGATGAGGACCCCTTCTCTGCCAAACCGATGACTTTTGAT CAGGAGGACACAGAATTCCGCCCCGTGGTTGTCACACGGTCAGTCCTCCAGACTTTATCTAGGTCAGAAGTCTACATACTCAAGTGGCCCAAACCTCTCAGATACCAGTTCTTCAGGTCCCTACTGCCAGATGTCACCATAACACAATGTCCCAAGTGTAATAAG ctgtTCCACACAGATGACTTTGAGCTTCAATACCTACAAAAAGGACACTGCCCGTTCTGTAGGAGCAATCTAGAGGACTGA